In Paenibacillus sp. J23TS9, a single genomic region encodes these proteins:
- a CDS encoding TetR/AcrR family transcriptional regulator: MVGKPNSRESIVDTASKLFFKQGYHGTGLNQIVKESCCPKGSLYYYFPEGKEELALECIHRTKLIVADKWNDVFEKVPDPVQAVRQFIENMADEALKSNFEGFVPFSFWMAVETSAISNSLREACQSVLADWQFIISSRLLKEGLEKQQADETAEVLLSMLEGSLILAQTNRDTSHILLISKYAGLLLNEMLGRTQT, translated from the coding sequence ATGGTAGGCAAGCCCAATTCGCGTGAATCCATCGTGGATACAGCTTCCAAGCTGTTTTTCAAGCAGGGTTATCATGGAACGGGTTTAAACCAGATTGTTAAAGAAAGCTGCTGTCCCAAGGGATCTCTCTATTATTACTTTCCCGAAGGGAAGGAGGAGCTGGCACTCGAATGCATACACCGCACAAAATTGATTGTAGCGGATAAATGGAATGATGTATTTGAGAAGGTTCCCGACCCGGTTCAGGCCGTGCGGCAGTTTATTGAGAATATGGCGGATGAAGCGCTGAAATCCAATTTTGAAGGGTTTGTCCCATTCAGCTTTTGGATGGCGGTCGAAACCTCTGCAATTAGCAATTCATTGCGGGAGGCATGTCAATCCGTGCTTGCTGACTGGCAATTTATTATATCCAGCAGGCTTTTGAAGGAGGGACTGGAGAAGCAGCAGGCGGATGAAACCGCCGAGGTTCTTCTGTCTATGCTGGAAGGCTCATTGATATTGGCTCAAACCAACAGAGATACGAGCCATATCTTATTGATTTCCAAGTACGCCGGTTTATTGTTGAATGAGATGCTTGGAAGAACACAAACTTAG
- a CDS encoding DHA2 family efflux MFS transporter permease subunit — MIALLISGFIGMFSETALNVALSDLMTLLHIEPATVQWLTTGYLLTLGILVPVSGLLLQWFTTRQLFVTAIIFSILGTLIAALAPNFEMLMLARVVQAIGTGIMLPLMFNTILVIFPPEKRGAAMGIIGLVIMFAPAIGPTIAGLLIEHLSWHWIFWLSLPFLVLSLVCGIFFMQNVSKITKPKIDFLSILLSSLGFGGIVYGFSSAGEGSGGWSSTKVIVALAVGVVALMLFALRQLRMKQPMINLRAFKYPMFTLGVLMVFISMMIILSSMLVLPMFLQRGFGKTAFYAGLIMLPGGIINGIMSPIMGRLFDKYGPRWLVFPGFLVAAVMLWFFASVTPTSAIFLVIVLHTCLMIGISMIMMPAQTNGLNQLPQQYYPDGTAIMNTLQQVAGAIGTAVAVSIMTAGQTRYMSHAANPNMLDALTTGVQDAFMFGMIVALIGFVSALFIKRVHVK; from the coding sequence ATGATTGCGCTGTTGATCAGCGGATTCATTGGGATGTTCAGTGAAACAGCGCTGAATGTCGCATTAAGTGATTTAATGACATTGCTGCATATTGAACCTGCTACCGTGCAGTGGCTGACGACGGGGTACCTGCTTACTCTCGGTATTCTTGTACCTGTCTCAGGTCTGCTTTTACAATGGTTTACGACGAGACAGCTTTTCGTCACAGCGATCATCTTTTCCATTTTGGGTACACTGATTGCGGCGCTTGCACCGAATTTTGAGATGCTGATGCTCGCACGCGTCGTTCAGGCTATCGGTACAGGTATTATGCTGCCCTTGATGTTCAATACCATCCTGGTGATTTTCCCTCCTGAAAAAAGGGGAGCTGCCATGGGTATTATCGGTTTGGTAATTATGTTTGCACCGGCGATCGGACCAACCATTGCCGGACTGCTTATCGAGCATTTAAGCTGGCACTGGATCTTCTGGCTGTCGCTGCCATTCCTGGTATTGTCACTGGTCTGCGGTATCTTCTTTATGCAGAATGTCTCGAAGATTACGAAACCGAAAATTGATTTTTTATCCATCCTATTGTCTTCACTAGGTTTTGGCGGTATTGTGTACGGCTTCAGCAGTGCAGGTGAAGGAAGCGGAGGCTGGTCAAGCACCAAGGTTATCGTGGCCCTTGCTGTTGGTGTGGTAGCACTTATGCTGTTTGCTCTTCGTCAACTGCGGATGAAACAGCCGATGATCAATTTGCGGGCATTCAAATATCCAATGTTTACACTCGGTGTCCTGATGGTATTCATCAGTATGATGATTATTCTATCGTCCATGTTAGTACTGCCGATGTTCCTGCAGAGAGGATTCGGCAAAACAGCATTTTATGCAGGTCTGATTATGCTTCCGGGTGGAATTATCAACGGTATCATGTCACCGATTATGGGGCGTCTTTTTGATAAGTACGGACCAAGATGGCTGGTATTTCCCGGCTTCCTGGTGGCTGCAGTGATGCTTTGGTTCTTCGCCAGTGTCACTCCGACTTCAGCGATTTTTCTAGTCATTGTACTTCATACCTGTCTGATGATCGGAATCTCGATGATTATGATGCCAGCGCAAACCAATGGTTTGAATCAGCTTCCGCAGCAGTATTATCCGGATGGAACGGCCATCATGAACACTTTGCAGCAGGTTGCCGGTGCGATTGGTACCGCGGTTGCGGTCAGCATTATGACAGCAGGGCAGACGCGATATATGAGCCATGCGGCGAACCCGAATATGCTGGATGCTTTGACGACAGGTGTTCAAGATGCATTTATGTTCGGAATGATTGTCGCTTTGATCGGTTTTGTGAGTGCACTGTTCATCAAACGAGTTCATGTGAAATAA
- a CDS encoding biotin-dependent carboxyltransferase family protein, whose protein sequence is MSLEVLKRGLLATVQDLGRKGYGKYGISSSGAMDSYACSLANWLAGNDGGEALLEITWSGFSIRFLRDTLASITGADLAPESSGISVPMWRPVIFRKGSELTFKRPVSGCRSYVAVLGGIDVPEVMGSRSTYMRAEIGGLKGRALQSGDVLQVKHTAFETRCMWSSVWNAEYPFQSVDWSASPRYTYGHPHQIVRVTRGRKYGDFSSLAQERLFQDEYIVKPESDRMGYRLKGPQLQLVTPREYVSEGVAVGTVQVPADGQPIILMADRQTLGGYPKIAQVASVDLSRVAQLPPGGSIRFHEISQSESEGLYFEQARKMKLMKSMIDYRLREGFHAAAGFEL, encoded by the coding sequence ATGAGCCTGGAAGTATTGAAGCGCGGCTTGCTTGCAACTGTTCAGGATCTGGGGAGGAAGGGCTACGGAAAATATGGGATCAGCAGCTCAGGAGCTATGGATAGCTATGCGTGCAGCCTTGCCAATTGGCTGGCGGGAAATGATGGAGGAGAAGCGCTGCTGGAAATAACATGGTCCGGTTTTTCAATAAGATTCCTTCGGGATACGCTAGCCTCCATAACTGGAGCGGATTTGGCTCCTGAAAGTAGTGGTATCTCTGTGCCGATGTGGCGGCCGGTGATCTTCCGTAAAGGAAGCGAGCTTACATTTAAACGCCCGGTTTCCGGCTGCCGTTCGTATGTAGCCGTCTTAGGCGGAATCGATGTGCCTGAAGTCATGGGAAGTCGCAGCACGTATATGCGCGCCGAAATCGGAGGCTTGAAAGGGAGAGCGTTGCAATCTGGGGATGTTCTTCAGGTGAAACACACTGCGTTTGAAACCCGGTGCATGTGGTCATCCGTATGGAATGCGGAGTATCCGTTCCAATCCGTGGATTGGTCAGCATCTCCCCGTTACACTTACGGCCATCCTCATCAAATCGTTAGAGTAACGAGAGGACGCAAATATGGTGATTTCAGCAGCTTGGCGCAAGAGCGATTATTTCAAGATGAGTATATCGTCAAACCGGAATCAGACCGGATGGGATATCGGTTAAAAGGGCCGCAGTTACAGCTTGTGACGCCGCGCGAGTATGTTTCCGAGGGGGTAGCTGTAGGCACCGTGCAGGTCCCTGCTGATGGGCAGCCTATTATTCTTATGGCAGACAGACAGACGCTGGGAGGCTATCCGAAAATAGCGCAGGTTGCTTCGGTGGATCTGTCTAGGGTTGCCCAGCTGCCTCCCGGGGGGAGCATCCGCTTTCATGAAATTTCGCAGTCCGAATCGGAAGGGCTCTATTTTGAACAGGCCCGTAAGATGAAGCTGATGAAAAGCATGATTGATTACCGGTTAAGGGAGGGGTTCCATGCTGCGGCTGGATTTGAATTGTGA
- a CDS encoding YitT family protein, whose amino-acid sequence MNRKIIADIFLIIAGSFIFALDINLFVIPHDLSEGGVTGITIILYYLFQWSPGLVNLILNAILLLVGYKFLDKQTTLYTVIAIVFNSLFLHLTEGWTLASNELLLNAIFGGVFAGVGIGLIVRAGGTTAGSVILARIAHKYWDWNISYALLFFDLIVAFSSFFIIGAQSLMLTIIMLFVGTKVMEFIIEGLNPRKAVTIISKEYDHIAKEINCVMERGVTVFPGYGYYTKAPKEVLYVVINKQEVPTLKKIVKSVDKEAFITIHDVRDVFGEGFIDLAK is encoded by the coding sequence ATGAATAGAAAAATTATTGCAGATATCTTTTTAATTATTGCCGGTTCATTTATTTTTGCGCTCGACATCAATCTGTTCGTGATTCCGCATGATCTGTCCGAGGGCGGGGTCACAGGGATTACCATTATTCTCTACTATCTGTTCCAATGGTCACCGGGTCTGGTGAATCTGATTCTGAACGCAATCCTGCTGCTTGTGGGTTATAAGTTTCTGGATAAACAGACGACCTTATACACGGTCATTGCCATTGTGTTCAATTCTCTGTTCCTGCATCTGACTGAAGGATGGACACTCGCATCAAACGAGCTGCTGCTGAATGCCATATTCGGCGGGGTTTTTGCCGGTGTAGGCATTGGTCTCATCGTTCGGGCAGGCGGAACCACTGCGGGAAGCGTGATTTTGGCGCGGATTGCTCATAAGTACTGGGACTGGAATATCAGCTATGCACTGCTCTTTTTTGATCTGATCGTGGCGTTCTCGTCGTTCTTCATCATCGGAGCTCAAAGCCTTATGCTGACCATCATCATGTTGTTTGTCGGTACGAAGGTGATGGAATTTATTATCGAAGGTCTTAATCCGCGTAAAGCCGTGACGATTATATCCAAGGAATACGACCATATTGCCAAGGAGATTAACTGCGTGATGGAACGCGGCGTGACCGTTTTTCCGGGTTATGGATATTACACAAAAGCACCGAAAGAAGTACTTTACGTTGTCATTAACAAACAGGAAGTGCCGACACTTAAAAAAATCGTGAAATCAGTGGACAAGGAAGCATTCATCACGATCCATGATGTGAGAGATGTTTTTGGTGAAGGATTTATTGATTTAGCAAAATAA
- a CDS encoding permease → MSPVHSTTSRPPTKKTFWLAMLFVLIAIIGLLYVKWWPYYHKAFSAASKHSIGSSILGMEQDGPSWHSALQYAKAYFKSVWKAAVLGILLGSLVQVLLPVQWLYQKLGKAGFKSTLIGGVSSLPGMMCTCCAAPIASGLRKRNVSIGAALAFWLGNPLLNPATLIFMAFVLSWKFTLMRIVFGLVVTFGVSYFANRFAGKTEVNGSIANIPDETAEQAPFLTRWLKSLGTMIISVVPAYLIAVLLLGAFQSNMFPVWVSGGIAAIIVFAIVGTLFVIPTAAEIPIIQSFLMLGIGTGPAAALLVTLPAISLPSVLIVGRAFPKKVLAFVIGSVVVAGFVSGLIGAWIL, encoded by the coding sequence ATGTCACCTGTCCATTCAACTACCAGCCGTCCTCCAACTAAAAAAACATTTTGGTTGGCGATGCTGTTCGTTCTTATCGCGATCATCGGCCTGCTTTATGTCAAATGGTGGCCCTATTACCATAAAGCATTTTCGGCAGCTTCCAAGCATTCGATCGGCTCATCCATATTGGGTATGGAACAGGATGGACCATCCTGGCACTCCGCCCTGCAATATGCAAAGGCATACTTCAAATCCGTGTGGAAAGCCGCTGTACTCGGTATCTTGCTCGGGTCTTTAGTGCAGGTCCTTTTGCCAGTGCAATGGCTGTATCAAAAACTCGGCAAAGCCGGCTTCAAGAGCACTCTGATCGGGGGCGTCTCCTCGTTGCCTGGCATGATGTGCACATGCTGCGCAGCTCCTATTGCAAGCGGACTCCGCAAACGCAATGTTTCCATCGGGGCTGCTCTGGCCTTCTGGCTCGGCAATCCCCTGCTCAACCCGGCAACACTGATCTTCATGGCATTTGTATTGTCCTGGAAGTTTACGCTGATGCGGATTGTGTTTGGTCTTGTAGTTACGTTTGGCGTCAGCTATTTTGCCAATCGTTTTGCAGGAAAAACTGAGGTTAACGGATCCATCGCAAATATTCCTGATGAAACAGCAGAACAAGCTCCCTTTTTGACCCGCTGGCTTAAAAGTTTGGGAACGATGATTATTAGTGTCGTACCTGCTTATCTGATTGCGGTATTACTGCTCGGAGCATTCCAGTCTAACATGTTTCCAGTGTGGGTTAGCGGAGGTATTGCAGCCATTATTGTGTTCGCGATTGTCGGCACGTTGTTCGTCATACCGACAGCTGCAGAGATTCCAATTATCCAATCCTTCCTCATGCTTGGCATAGGGACAGGCCCGGCTGCAGCTTTACTCGTAACTCTGCCTGCAATCAGTCTCCCGTCCGTACTCATCGTCGGCAGGGCTTTCCCGAAAAAAGTACTGGCGTTTGTTATTGGCTCCGTCGTCGTTGCGGGGTTTGTTAGTGGTTTGATCGGGGCATGGATCTTATAG
- a CDS encoding AraC family transcriptional regulator yields MMLEPYFESNRSAAGSIHFPYESMIHYSSKESRCIVRPHWHIYIEILYFLSGKAKVFLGGECHVVGKGDLILIHSHETHSIYSMGEEISYIVVKFDPEILYSTSRTILESKYILPFTLADSNGQRVFTEAEINDTPIPALIREIYDEFSSKGFGFELAVRTLICRVFLWFLRKTHNQHWSWEVAHSLNDSDYQMLQKVFEYIDYNYMNDINAQTAAGLCNMSYSYFSRKFKSIMGKTFTNYLSYIRITEAEKLLLTTEMSMTDIALEVGFSSSSYFIQQFRQYKNISPHQFRKKGKA; encoded by the coding sequence ATGATGCTTGAGCCGTATTTTGAATCCAACCGGTCTGCTGCCGGATCCATCCACTTTCCTTACGAAAGCATGATCCACTACTCCAGTAAGGAATCACGCTGCATTGTACGTCCGCACTGGCATATTTATATCGAAATCCTATATTTCTTATCCGGTAAAGCCAAGGTCTTTCTAGGAGGAGAATGCCATGTTGTCGGCAAAGGCGATCTCATTCTGATCCATTCGCATGAGACGCATTCTATCTACTCCATGGGTGAGGAAATCTCCTATATTGTCGTCAAGTTTGATCCTGAGATTCTGTACTCCACTTCACGGACGATTCTTGAATCCAAATACATACTGCCCTTTACGCTCGCTGATTCCAACGGACAGAGGGTCTTTACCGAAGCGGAAATCAATGATACTCCCATACCGGCTCTGATCAGAGAAATATATGATGAATTCAGCTCCAAAGGCTTCGGATTCGAGCTTGCTGTTCGTACGCTGATCTGCCGTGTTTTTTTATGGTTTTTGCGTAAGACCCATAACCAGCATTGGAGCTGGGAGGTGGCCCATTCGCTGAATGACAGCGACTACCAGATGCTGCAGAAAGTATTTGAATACATTGACTACAACTACATGAATGATATCAACGCCCAGACGGCAGCCGGCCTGTGCAATATGAGCTACAGTTATTTTTCCAGAAAATTCAAATCGATCATGGGCAAGACATTCACCAACTATTTAAGTTATATCCGAATCACCGAAGCGGAAAAGCTCCTGCTAACGACAGAAATGAGCATGACAGATATTGCTCTTGAGGTTGGATTTTCAAGCTCCAGCTACTTCATTCAGCAGTTCAGGCAGTATAAGAATATCTCTCCACACCAGTTCCGCAAAAAAGGAAAAGCCTGA
- the pcp gene encoding pyroglutamyl-peptidase I: MKILITAFEPFGGDTINPTQRLIEDMEKQSFEGAEIYTLMLPVVFDECSENLIHSIESIQPDAVICCGLASGRTSITPEQIAINLKEVPKESTVSDNKGVRPYNEYVNPEGPDGLFTRLPVREMIETMREQGIPASISYSAGTFICNNTMYALLDYIRIHQLPIAGGFVHFPASEEMAASKPNLPSLSHETMLKGLITMVHTLIK; the protein is encoded by the coding sequence ATGAAAATTCTGATCACGGCATTCGAACCCTTTGGCGGCGATACGATTAACCCGACGCAAAGATTGATCGAAGACATGGAAAAGCAATCTTTTGAGGGTGCAGAAATTTATACCCTGATGCTGCCGGTAGTTTTCGATGAATGTTCGGAAAATCTGATTCATTCGATCGAATCCATACAACCGGATGCTGTCATTTGCTGTGGATTAGCCTCAGGCCGGACTTCAATTACTCCGGAGCAAATAGCCATCAATCTCAAAGAAGTACCAAAGGAATCCACGGTTTCAGATAATAAAGGTGTTCGTCCTTATAACGAATATGTAAACCCGGAAGGCCCGGATGGTTTGTTTACCCGTTTACCGGTCCGCGAGATGATTGAAACCATGAGAGAGCAAGGTATTCCAGCCTCCATCTCCTATTCGGCGGGGACATTCATATGCAACAATACGATGTATGCTCTTCTTGATTACATCCGAATTCATCAGCTTCCAATCGCAGGCGGATTTGTCCATTTCCCGGCATCGGAAGAGATGGCCGCGAGTAAGCCGAATCTGCCTTCGCTTTCCCATGAAACCATGCTAAAGGGCTTGATAACAATGGTACATACGCTTATTAAATAG
- a CDS encoding 5-oxoprolinase subunit PxpA, with protein MLRLDLNCDMGESFGRYVLGTDADMMNEITSANIACGFHAGDPSVMRKTVRLAVSKGIAVGAHPGLPDLAGFGRRRMDVSPEDVFDMVTYQIGALQAFVRQEGGNMRHVKAHGALYNMAAVDRTVAEAIAEAVYAIDPTLILFGLAGSEMIQAGRTTGLQTAQEVFADRTYQDDGTLTPRSMAGSLIENPELAVKQVLQMVKEGCVTAVSGKKVAITADTVCIHGDGTQALSFAQMLRAALNQEQVLVQAL; from the coding sequence ATGCTGCGGCTGGATTTGAATTGTGATATGGGCGAAAGCTTTGGACGATATGTCCTGGGAACGGATGCGGACATGATGAATGAGATTACGTCGGCCAATATAGCATGCGGCTTCCATGCGGGAGATCCTTCTGTCATGAGAAAAACAGTGCGTCTGGCTGTCAGCAAAGGGATCGCAGTGGGGGCTCATCCGGGACTCCCGGACTTGGCCGGATTCGGAAGGCGCCGGATGGACGTGTCTCCGGAAGATGTCTTTGACATGGTAACCTACCAAATTGGGGCGCTGCAGGCATTTGTAAGGCAGGAAGGCGGTAATATGCGGCATGTCAAGGCACATGGGGCGCTGTATAATATGGCAGCGGTGGATAGAACGGTCGCGGAAGCCATTGCAGAAGCCGTCTATGCTATTGATCCCACCCTCATTTTATTCGGTCTCGCGGGAAGCGAGATGATTCAAGCGGGCAGAACAACCGGCCTGCAAACGGCTCAGGAAGTATTTGCGGACCGGACCTATCAGGATGATGGAACACTGACACCAAGAAGCATGGCGGGTTCATTAATTGAGAATCCGGAACTGGCGGTGAAGCAGGTGCTGCAAATGGTGAAAGAAGGATGCGTCACGGCGGTGAGCGGCAAAAAGGTGGCTATCACGGCGGATACGGTGTGCATCCATGGAGATGGAACACAGGCTCTTTCTTTTGCCCAAATGCTGCGGGCTGCACTCAACCAAGAGCAGGTATTGGTTCAAGCTTTGTAA
- the pxpB gene encoding 5-oxoprolinase subunit PxpB → MKQLIIDAMGDSALLIQFGENIDESTNSLVQAAAFRLEQHPFPGFQECVPSFTTLTVYYDPLHLNQPADGGTAFEFVRTIVAGLLQNMETVPATERETIEIPVCYGGEYGPDLAYVAEANGLDEEDVIKIHTGQDLLVYALGFAPGFPYLGGIPESIAAPRKTTPRLRIPAGSIGIAGTQTGIYPLETPGGWQIIGRTPLALFRPDQDPPVLLKSGQWIRFKAVSFSEYTRLAGGRK, encoded by the coding sequence ATGAAGCAGCTTATCATTGATGCCATGGGGGATTCGGCATTGTTGATACAATTCGGCGAGAACATAGATGAAAGCACGAATTCGTTGGTCCAGGCAGCAGCCTTCCGTCTGGAGCAGCATCCGTTTCCCGGTTTTCAGGAGTGTGTGCCTTCCTTTACAACGCTAACCGTCTATTATGACCCGCTTCATCTAAATCAACCTGCTGACGGCGGGACAGCTTTTGAATTCGTCCGTACAATAGTGGCTGGGCTGCTGCAGAACATGGAAACGGTCCCCGCAACGGAGCGGGAGACTATCGAAATTCCGGTTTGTTATGGTGGTGAGTACGGGCCGGACCTTGCCTATGTTGCCGAAGCGAATGGACTGGATGAAGAGGACGTCATCAAGATTCATACAGGGCAGGATCTTCTGGTCTACGCACTAGGTTTTGCACCGGGTTTTCCTTATCTTGGAGGTATACCGGAAAGTATAGCTGCTCCAAGAAAGACGACCCCAAGACTCCGTATACCGGCAGGATCCATCGGAATAGCTGGCACGCAAACGGGTATTTATCCGCTGGAAACGCCGGGGGGATGGCAGATCATCGGACGAACGCCACTTGCTTTATTCCGGCCGGATCAGGATCCGCCGGTTCTTCTAAAGAGTGGTCAGTGGATTCGTTTCAAAGCCGTTAGTTTTTCTGAATATACCCGTTTGGCAGGTGGACGAAAATGA
- a CDS encoding L,D-transpeptidase family protein, with the protein MAINRTKKGGSLTLHTRLRPFAAMLLILLLGWIIPAPVHADTQRVGSDLIIVNKKTNKLAFFQNGSLIREFPVATGKTPSLTPEGSFEIVNKIKNRPYYKEKIPGGDPRNPLGDRWIGLDVNGTNGTTYAIHGNSNKNSIGKYVSAGCIRMYNDDIHWLFAQVKVHTTAIITSSKLSFEDIAQKSGYRIGEQKFEGRLLIDNREAALRNDIVLYDSRIYIPLRACIELLGGEVLWNDQTKTATIKIGTRTIVHKALSEQATVNGKNVKITASKNRENSLMLPLRNFSELSGYSVQWDGTSNTVSITSPK; encoded by the coding sequence ATGGCTATTAACCGAACGAAGAAAGGAGGCTCTCTCACTCTGCATACTCGTCTTCGCCCATTCGCAGCCATGCTACTCATTTTGCTATTGGGCTGGATCATCCCCGCGCCTGTGCATGCGGACACACAACGTGTGGGCAGTGATCTCATTATCGTCAACAAAAAAACGAATAAACTGGCTTTTTTTCAAAATGGATCCCTAATCAGGGAATTTCCCGTAGCCACCGGCAAAACCCCGTCACTCACGCCGGAAGGCAGCTTTGAGATTGTCAATAAGATTAAAAACCGTCCGTATTACAAAGAAAAAATTCCGGGAGGAGATCCAAGAAATCCGCTCGGCGACCGCTGGATCGGGCTGGATGTAAACGGAACGAATGGAACGACATATGCAATCCATGGAAACAGCAATAAAAATTCCATTGGGAAGTATGTCAGCGCCGGATGTATCCGCATGTATAACGATGATATTCATTGGCTTTTTGCACAGGTAAAGGTTCATACTACTGCCATTATTACATCGTCTAAGCTTTCATTTGAAGATATCGCTCAAAAATCTGGCTATCGTATAGGTGAGCAGAAATTTGAGGGGAGGCTGTTGATCGACAACAGGGAAGCGGCATTGCGAAATGATATAGTCCTGTACGATTCCCGGATTTATATTCCTTTACGAGCATGCATTGAATTACTGGGCGGGGAGGTGCTGTGGAACGACCAGACAAAAACAGCCACCATAAAGATTGGAACCCGAACCATTGTCCATAAAGCATTATCCGAACAGGCAACAGTTAACGGTAAAAATGTGAAAATTACGGCTTCAAAAAATCGTGAAAATTCATTGATGCTCCCGTTGAGAAACTTCTCGGAGCTTTCAGGTTATTCCGTTCAATGGGACGGTACTTCGAATACCGTATCAATCACGTCTCCAAAATAA
- a CDS encoding APC family permease produces the protein MVNKFKRVLIGRPMKSGEIEGEKLTKLKALAVLSSDALSSVAYGTEQILIVLMAAGFAAVWYSIPISIAVLGLLFILILSYRQTIFAYPSGGGAYIVAKTNLGVPVGLLAGGSLLVDYILTVAVSSSAGTDAITSAFPSLHDHRVLIALVMILFLTIMNLRGVTESASVLAIPVYLFVISIFVLIISGVIKYAFGGIHAAAPALGTTVSNVSLFLLLKAFSSGCSALTGVEAVSNAIPNFKQPSEKNAARTLIMMGTILGAMFIGISLLAYWYGVAPNPKETVVSQIANATFGRGVIYYIIQGITALILFLAANTAYSAFPLLAFMLAKDKFMPRMFMVRGDRLGFSNGIINLGVLSALLVIVFQGNTENLIPLYALGVFIPFTLSQLGMMIRWTKLRPSGWEIKFIINTIGMLTTLTIALIFVFTKFTHIWMVFIFLPIVIYIFYQTERHYRNTAEQLRIDVIRDKPVIKGNTIVVPIAGITQVVKQSIGYAKSVTDNVVAVYVGFNDEEIERMEKKWDDWNPGVRLIVLRSSYRSVIRPLMKFINTVEWKTSATDHITVLIPQFITKHWWQHILHNQTSLLLRAYLFNQKNVVISTFPFHLNK, from the coding sequence ATGGTGAATAAGTTTAAGCGGGTGCTGATTGGCCGGCCGATGAAAAGCGGAGAAATCGAAGGCGAAAAGTTAACGAAGCTGAAGGCACTTGCCGTGCTCTCCTCAGATGCGCTTTCCTCAGTGGCTTACGGAACGGAGCAAATTCTGATTGTGCTGATGGCAGCCGGCTTTGCCGCGGTCTGGTATTCGATTCCCATATCCATCGCAGTTCTGGGACTGTTATTCATATTAATTTTATCTTACCGCCAAACCATCTTTGCCTATCCAAGCGGGGGCGGTGCTTATATTGTCGCCAAAACGAATTTAGGCGTTCCGGTTGGCCTGCTGGCTGGCGGCTCCCTGCTGGTTGACTATATTCTGACGGTTGCGGTCAGTTCCTCTGCGGGTACGGATGCCATTACATCGGCCTTTCCGTCGCTCCATGATCACCGGGTTCTCATTGCACTGGTCATGATTCTCTTCCTTACGATCATGAATCTTAGGGGAGTCACGGAATCGGCCTCTGTGCTCGCCATTCCGGTATACTTGTTCGTCATCTCCATCTTTGTATTGATCATATCAGGGGTTATCAAATATGCGTTCGGAGGCATTCATGCGGCTGCCCCAGCGCTTGGTACCACGGTATCCAATGTTAGTCTGTTCCTGCTGCTCAAAGCTTTCAGTTCCGGCTGTTCGGCATTAACCGGGGTGGAGGCTGTATCAAACGCGATTCCGAACTTCAAGCAGCCCTCAGAGAAAAATGCGGCAAGGACACTGATCATGATGGGTACGATTCTCGGTGCCATGTTTATCGGAATCAGCCTGCTGGCTTATTGGTACGGAGTTGCTCCGAATCCGAAAGAAACGGTCGTTTCCCAGATTGCCAACGCCACTTTCGGCAGGGGAGTGATTTACTACATTATTCAAGGCATTACGGCACTCATTTTGTTTTTGGCAGCCAATACGGCATACTCGGCTTTTCCGCTGCTTGCTTTTATGCTGGCCAAAGACAAATTTATGCCCCGGATGTTTATGGTACGGGGAGACCGTCTCGGTTTTTCGAATGGCATCATTAATCTGGGCGTTCTGTCGGCGCTGCTCGTTATTGTGTTTCAAGGTAATACGGAAAATTTGATACCCCTGTATGCGCTGGGTGTATTTATTCCTTTTACATTGTCACAGCTGGGAATGATGATCCGCTGGACGAAGCTTAGGCCATCCGGCTGGGAAATCAAATTTATCATCAACACGATCGGCATGCTGACTACACTAACGATTGCGCTGATCTTTGTATTTACGAAATTCACGCATATCTGGATGGTATTTATATTCCTTCCGATCGTTATCTACATCTTTTATCAGACCGAGCGGCATTACCGGAATACAGCGGAACAGCTGCGTATTGACGTGATTCGAGATAAGCCTGTTATTAAAGGAAACACCATTGTGGTTCCGATCGCAGGGATCACCCAGGTGGTAAAGCAGTCGATAGGATATGCCAAATCAGTTACGGATAACGTCGTTGCCGTCTATGTAGGATTTAATGATGAAGAAATTGAACGGATGGAGAAGAAGTGGGATGATTGGAATCCAGGCGTACGGCTGATCGTGCTCCGTTCCAGCTATCGCAGCGTAATACGTCCACTCATGAAGTTCATCAATACAGTGGAATGGAAAACCTCTGCGACAGACCATATCACGGTTCTGATCCCGCAGTTTATTACGAAGCATTGGTGGCAGCATATTCTCCATAACCAGACCAGTCTGCTCCTGCGGGCATACTTGTTTAATCAGAAGAATGTGGTCATCTCAACGTTTCCGTTTCATCTCAATAAATAA